The following coding sequences are from one Selenomonas sputigena ATCC 35185 window:
- a CDS encoding dicarboxylate/amino acid:cation symporter — protein METLNLSVRIFIALILAVVVGLAVGEEYIGFINWWIAPIGTIFINLIKMMIVPVVFSSLIVGVTSLGDTKTLGRISAKAVGIYLSTTAIAIVIGFAVAGVIHPGVGLALSGTAPEVKEAPSIMQVFVNMIPTNPVASMAKGDILPVIIFALFIGVSITQVGGERGTKLIGFFDACAEVCYKAIGTIMSFAPYGVFALLLPVVAKNGPKVLLPLLSVIVCAFIGSVIHAVLVYSTMASVFGKMTPVKFFRGMSEAMMLAFTTCSSSGTLPVNMKNCEEKLGVSRKISSFVLPLGATINMDGTALYMGVCSLFIANVFGIDLTFQQMAMIVLTGTLASIGTAGVPGAGLIMLAMVLQAAQLPFEGLALVAGIDRILDMIRTCLNVTGDGAVAVVVAASEGEHSSSKN, from the coding sequence GTGGAAACCTTGAATCTTTCTGTACGCATCTTTATCGCGCTCATCCTCGCAGTCGTCGTCGGACTTGCCGTGGGAGAAGAGTACATCGGCTTCATCAACTGGTGGATCGCGCCGATCGGCACGATCTTCATCAACCTCATCAAGATGATGATCGTGCCCGTCGTCTTCTCGTCGCTGATCGTCGGCGTCACAAGCCTCGGTGACACGAAGACGCTCGGGCGCATCAGCGCCAAGGCGGTCGGCATCTACTTGTCGACGACGGCGATCGCCATCGTCATCGGCTTCGCCGTCGCGGGCGTCATCCATCCGGGCGTGGGCCTTGCCTTGAGCGGCACGGCGCCCGAGGTGAAGGAAGCGCCATCCATCATGCAGGTCTTCGTCAACATGATCCCGACGAATCCCGTCGCATCGATGGCGAAGGGCGACATCCTGCCCGTCATCATCTTCGCGCTCTTCATCGGCGTCTCTATCACGCAGGTTGGCGGCGAACGCGGCACGAAGCTCATCGGCTTCTTCGATGCCTGTGCCGAGGTCTGCTACAAGGCGATCGGCACGATCATGTCGTTCGCGCCGTACGGCGTCTTCGCGCTCCTCCTGCCTGTCGTCGCAAAGAACGGGCCGAAGGTGTTGCTGCCGCTCCTTTCCGTCATCGTCTGCGCCTTCATCGGCAGCGTCATCCATGCGGTTCTCGTATACTCGACGATGGCTTCCGTCTTCGGCAAGATGACTCCCGTGAAGTTCTTCCGCGGCATGTCGGAAGCGATGATGCTCGCGTTTACGACGTGTTCGAGTTCGGGCACGCTGCCGGTCAACATGAAGAACTGCGAGGAGAAGCTCGGCGTCTCGCGCAAGATCTCGTCCTTCGTCCTGCCTCTGGGCGCGACGATCAACATGGACGGCACGGCGCTCTACATGGGCGTGTGCTCGCTCTTCATCGCGAACGTCTTCGGCATCGATCTCACATTCCAGCAGATGGCGATGATCGTCCTCACGGGCACGCTCGCCTCCATCGGTACGGCAGGCGTGCCGGGCGCGGGTCTCATCATGCTCGCGATGGTTCTGCAGGCGGCGCAGCTGCCGTTTGAAGGCCTTGCTCTCGTTGCCGGCATCGACCGCATCCTCGACATGATCCGCACATGCCTCAACGTCACGGGCGATGGCGCTGTCGCCGTCGTCGTCGCGGCATCCGAAGGCGAACATTCCTCATCGAAGAACTAA
- a CDS encoding MgtC/SapB family protein yields the protein MVSEWEILVRLTLSCVLGGVIGYERQSRRKSAGLRTNMLVCLGSCLVMLISTAIYQGVEGRTNADPARLAAQVVSGIGFLGAGAIMKEGLTVTGLTTAACLWVVAGVGLAVGGGYYTAALLATGLVFVTLGALSRIDEWVLHDNHILLTVFTRDLPGQIVHINECLEDMSLTVHTVKTMRSHDSDHALVLEFELFNHAKVKGVALAEAVSRIEGVTGVNIA from the coding sequence ATGGTATCCGAATGGGAAATACTCGTGCGGCTGACGCTTTCGTGCGTTCTCGGCGGCGTCATCGGCTACGAGAGGCAGTCGCGCCGCAAGTCGGCGGGGCTTCGCACGAACATGCTCGTGTGCCTTGGCTCGTGCCTCGTCATGCTCATCTCGACGGCGATCTACCAGGGCGTCGAGGGCAGGACGAACGCCGATCCTGCACGCCTTGCGGCGCAGGTCGTTTCCGGCATCGGCTTCTTGGGTGCGGGCGCGATCATGAAGGAGGGGCTGACAGTCACGGGACTGACGACGGCCGCCTGCCTCTGGGTCGTCGCGGGCGTCGGCCTCGCCGTCGGCGGCGGCTACTACACGGCGGCTCTTCTGGCGACGGGACTCGTCTTCGTGACGCTCGGCGCGCTTTCGCGCATCGACGAGTGGGTGCTGCACGATAACCACATCCTCTTGACGGTCTTCACGCGCGACCTGCCCGGCCAGATCGTGCACATCAACGAATGCCTGGAGGATATGAGCCTCACCGTGCATACGGTCAAGACGATGCGCTCGCATGACAGCGACCATGCTCTCGTGTTGGAATTCGAGCTTTTCAACCACGCGAAGGTCAAGGGCGTCGCGCTCGCCGAAGCCGTCAGCCGCATCGAGGGCGTCACGGGTGTCAATATCGCCTGA
- a CDS encoding YeiH family protein, with amino-acid sequence MKSEYLRGIAYALLFAVPAYVLGKFFPIIGGPVFGILLGMCFARLARPKNFEAGISFTGKKILQYAIILLGFEMNLYHVLSVGSQSLAVMASTLATAFFVAWGAGRLLGVEGDARTLIGAGTAICGGSAIAAVAPVIGAKDKDIVFSISTIFLFNVIAVFIFPFLGHFMGMSDLGFGMWAGTAINDTSSVVAAGYSYSHEAGSYATIVKLTRALCIVPVCLAFALFAARDSKAEGKGFSLKRIFPMFILWFVVASIVNTTGVLPEALSHFLGEAGKFAIVLAMSAIGLNTDFGALLKNGVRPITLGLFCWIAVAVVSLIVQHFIGII; translated from the coding sequence ATGAAAAGCGAGTATTTGCGGGGCATTGCCTACGCTCTGCTCTTTGCCGTTCCCGCATACGTCCTCGGGAAGTTCTTCCCCATCATTGGCGGGCCTGTCTTCGGCATCCTCCTCGGCATGTGCTTCGCGCGCCTTGCGCGTCCGAAGAACTTCGAGGCGGGCATCAGCTTCACGGGCAAGAAGATCCTGCAGTATGCGATCATCCTCTTGGGCTTCGAGATGAACCTCTACCATGTTCTGTCGGTCGGCTCGCAGTCGCTCGCCGTCATGGCGTCGACGCTCGCGACGGCATTTTTCGTCGCCTGGGGCGCGGGCAGGCTCTTGGGCGTCGAGGGTGATGCACGGACGCTCATCGGCGCGGGCACGGCGATCTGCGGCGGCTCTGCCATCGCAGCGGTCGCGCCCGTCATCGGCGCGAAGGACAAGGACATCGTCTTTTCCATCTCGACGATCTTCCTCTTCAACGTGATCGCGGTCTTCATCTTCCCCTTCCTCGGACACTTCATGGGCATGAGCGACCTCGGCTTCGGCATGTGGGCGGGCACGGCGATCAACGATACCTCGTCCGTCGTCGCGGCCGGCTACTCCTACAGCCACGAGGCAGGCAGCTATGCGACGATCGTCAAGCTCACGCGTGCGCTGTGCATCGTGCCCGTGTGCCTTGCCTTCGCGCTCTTCGCGGCACGCGATTCCAAGGCGGAGGGAAAGGGATTCAGCCTCAAGCGCATCTTCCCCATGTTCATCCTGTGGTTCGTCGTCGCCTCCATCGTCAATACGACGGGCGTCTTGCCCGAAGCGCTCTCGCACTTCCTCGGGGAAGCGGGCAAGTTCGCCATCGTGCTCGCCATGAGCGCCATCGGTCTCAACACGGATTTCGGGGCGCTCCTCAAGAACGGCGTGCGCCCCATCACGCTCGGTCTTTTCTGCTGGATCGCCGTCGCCGTCGTCTCGCTCATCGTGCAGCATTTCATCGGCATCATTTGA
- the hflX gene encoding GTPase HflX, producing the protein MKDKRIQGEIQNLKPHIMRELQSLYDLSVPVGQLSTKELNERLIAVTEEIGREVAVYVDRKGRIIEISVGNTWTVDLPAVDARSEVRLSGVRCIHTHPSGDTELSDPDISSLRRLRFDAMAAIGRLSGESVGCLGFFTGEKEEDGTLEVQLFGPVRADHLNRIRLTPLIQSINKRLSRERTQATDDEEERAVLAGIDAPMACALWMTEDSLAELAELARTAGATVVGTFIQKKAKPDTALFLGRGKVEEMAMFIQNERATLVIFDDELTPSQQRNLEMALGVKILDRTALILDIFAQRARTAAGKLQVELAQMKYSLPRILGQGLVLSRLGGGIGTRGPGETKLEVDRRRIRRRIHDIEGEIERLKKERLLHRERRRAARIPVAALVGYTNAGKSTLLNALTGADVFAEDKLFATLDPTTRSLRLADGREILVTDTVGFIQKLPHTLVQAFHATLEEVVEADILLHVVDVSNEAAEFQIEAVTEVLKELGAAEKPMLYVLNKLDRLTNGAGGTGGGEAAAHVDTMGDARYEAAGSDAAGGFSEGEIPSLEEVHLPPAVLRLLRGREGCAISARTGAGLVELQERIASFFRTGEVELTLHIPFTENAAVTRLHEAGRVLQTDYDERGTRVRVRLSEEEAARFRRYEIS; encoded by the coding sequence ATGAAGGACAAAAGAATCCAGGGAGAGATTCAGAATCTCAAGCCGCATATCATGCGAGAACTGCAGAGCCTCTACGATCTGAGCGTGCCGGTCGGGCAGCTTTCGACGAAGGAACTGAATGAGAGGCTCATCGCCGTCACGGAGGAAATCGGGCGCGAAGTCGCCGTCTACGTCGACCGCAAGGGGCGCATCATCGAAATTTCCGTCGGCAACACGTGGACGGTCGATTTGCCCGCCGTCGATGCCCGCTCGGAGGTGCGTCTTTCGGGCGTGCGCTGCATCCATACGCATCCGAGCGGCGATACGGAGCTCAGCGATCCCGACATCTCGTCGCTTCGCCGCCTGCGCTTCGACGCGATGGCGGCTATCGGGCGGCTTTCAGGCGAGAGCGTCGGCTGCCTTGGCTTCTTCACGGGCGAGAAGGAAGAGGACGGCACGCTCGAAGTGCAGCTTTTCGGCCCTGTGCGCGCCGATCATCTGAATCGCATCCGCCTGACGCCGCTCATCCAGAGCATCAACAAGCGTCTTTCGAGGGAGCGTACGCAGGCGACGGACGATGAGGAGGAACGCGCCGTGCTCGCCGGGATCGATGCGCCCATGGCCTGCGCTCTGTGGATGACGGAGGATTCGCTCGCCGAGCTGGCAGAGCTTGCACGCACGGCGGGCGCGACCGTCGTCGGCACGTTCATCCAGAAGAAGGCGAAGCCCGATACGGCGCTCTTTTTGGGGCGCGGCAAGGTCGAGGAGATGGCGATGTTCATCCAGAACGAGCGTGCGACGCTTGTCATTTTCGACGATGAGCTTACGCCGTCGCAGCAGAGGAATCTCGAAATGGCGCTCGGCGTGAAGATCCTCGACCGCACGGCGCTGATCCTCGACATCTTCGCGCAGAGAGCGCGTACGGCGGCGGGCAAGCTGCAGGTCGAGCTGGCGCAGATGAAGTACAGTTTGCCGCGCATCTTGGGACAGGGACTCGTGCTCTCAAGGCTCGGCGGCGGCATCGGCACGCGCGGCCCCGGCGAGACGAAGCTCGAAGTCGACCGTCGTCGCATCCGTCGTCGCATCCACGACATCGAGGGCGAGATCGAGCGCCTCAAGAAGGAGCGATTGCTGCATCGCGAGCGCCGCCGCGCCGCGCGCATCCCCGTCGCCGCCCTCGTCGGCTATACGAACGCCGGCAAGTCGACGCTCTTGAACGCCTTGACGGGCGCGGATGTCTTCGCCGAGGACAAGCTCTTTGCGACGCTCGACCCGACGACGCGCTCTCTTCGGCTCGCGGACGGCCGCGAAATCCTCGTGACCGATACCGTGGGCTTTATACAGAAGCTGCCGCATACGCTCGTGCAGGCCTTTCACGCAACGCTCGAAGAGGTCGTCGAAGCCGACATTCTGCTGCATGTCGTCGATGTGTCGAACGAGGCTGCCGAGTTCCAGATCGAGGCCGTCACTGAAGTTCTCAAAGAGCTTGGCGCAGCCGAAAAGCCCATGCTCTATGTGCTGAACAAGCTCGATCGCCTGACGAACGGCGCAGGCGGCACGGGCGGAGGCGAGGCAGCGGCGCATGTCGATACGATGGGCGATGCGAGGTACGAGGCAGCGGGGAGCGACGCGGCGGGCGGCTTTTCCGAGGGCGAGATTCCGTCCTTGGAAGAAGTGCATCTGCCGCCCGCCGTCCTGCGCCTCCTGCGCGGCCGCGAGGGCTGCGCCATCTCTGCGAGGACGGGCGCGGGGCTTGTCGAACTGCAGGAAAGGATCGCCTCATTCTTTCGCACGGGCGAGGTCGAACTTACGCTTCACATCCCTTTTACGGAGAATGCAGCCGTCACGCGCCTGCACGAGGCGGGGCGGGTGCTTCAGACGGACTACGACGAGCGCGGCACGCGCGTCCGCGTCCGTCTGAGCGAAGAAGAAGCCGCTCGCTTTCGCCGCTATGAGATTTCGTAA
- a CDS encoding alpha-1,2-fucosyltransferase: MQIIMLNGGLGNQMFQYIFALYLAQKDAHVVLEDSAFFDAHVEPDLFKIPKFFPAGIFPRLSEYFSPDVWEEMLLLKERGKSMIEQLYEGGLPIHYVQEMNSAGPSCAAPTTIIKKDAPAVSVNLSHEQTVYFWGYWITDFYFREIQDTFLSQFHFPSFPTTAQEEMARRICSFQNAAAIHVRRGDMAKLGRSNPLQYFRQAIRKLESLIHVDHFYLFSDDLPYCMNHAKELGLTSIRSRLTVVDGNRGAHDYVDMQLMSLCRFRIIDQSSFSFLAGLLCRLPGNLTIFYDASKLSGCSFSI, translated from the coding sequence ATGCAGATCATTATGTTGAATGGTGGACTGGGAAACCAAATGTTCCAATACATCTTTGCGTTGTATTTGGCACAGAAGGATGCACATGTTGTATTGGAAGACTCTGCTTTCTTCGATGCACATGTCGAACCCGATTTGTTTAAGATACCGAAGTTCTTTCCAGCAGGAATTTTCCCGCGACTGAGCGAGTATTTCTCACCCGATGTTTGGGAGGAAATGCTACTTCTCAAAGAACGTGGGAAATCGATGATTGAACAACTTTACGAAGGCGGTCTCCCGATCCACTATGTACAAGAGATGAACTCTGCAGGTCCTTCTTGTGCAGCTCCAACTACAATCATAAAAAAAGACGCCCCCGCTGTATCCGTAAACTTATCCCATGAGCAAACAGTTTATTTTTGGGGTTATTGGATCACAGATTTCTATTTTAGAGAGATTCAAGATACATTTTTATCTCAGTTTCATTTTCCTTCATTCCCGACAACCGCACAGGAAGAGATGGCACGAAGAATCTGTTCATTTCAGAATGCAGCGGCAATCCACGTGCGACGCGGCGATATGGCAAAGCTCGGACGATCGAACCCCCTGCAATATTTTAGACAGGCCATTCGTAAGCTAGAGAGCCTGATTCATGTCGATCATTTCTATTTGTTCTCTGACGATCTTCCCTATTGTATGAATCATGCAAAGGAACTTGGCCTCACCTCCATCCGATCCCGCCTGACTGTTGTAGACGGAAATCGCGGTGCACACGACTATGTCGACATGCAGCTAATGTCACTCTGCCGCTTTCGTATCATCGACCAGAGCAGTTTCAGCTTTCTTGCGGGGTTGCTATGCCGACTGCCTGGGAATCTCACAATTTTTTACGACGCATCGAAACTTTCAGGATGTAGCTTTTCGATCTAG
- a CDS encoding nucleoid-associated protein: MTTIDKAALHILDAAGSSLLSAAELPLTGETSEYLLAHIEKSRKSPDKKAGTFYEDSECRKEIADYLAGEKDFLAFSRILAESFLRAFSHAAEAASMLLFVLEVHEDERRELIVFLCRSHAGFSPAVVDTESGLSAELSACGSLLPSASATMDEFAFVDLSTFAAYVRAKRYSVDGNAIFVLPELVLECGQAPSAREALKKASDTAKKVAEAYGGDAVETAAAVKSFVAGELAEKDAVNPLEVGREVFKGNPAMQADYERAIEEAGFAAPVEMDKESILKKMKNHKLKTDTGIELVIPTDYFDNTEFVEFRRGEDGTISITLKQIQNIVNRG, translated from the coding sequence ATGACCACAATCGACAAGGCGGCGCTTCATATTCTCGACGCGGCGGGCTCTTCGCTTCTTTCGGCGGCGGAGCTGCCGCTTACGGGCGAGACGAGCGAATACCTCCTCGCACATATCGAGAAGAGCCGCAAGAGTCCCGACAAGAAGGCGGGGACGTTTTACGAGGACAGCGAGTGCAGGAAGGAAATTGCCGACTATCTTGCGGGCGAGAAGGACTTCCTCGCGTTTTCGCGTATTCTGGCGGAGAGCTTTCTGCGTGCGTTTTCCCATGCGGCAGAGGCGGCGAGCATGCTGCTCTTCGTGCTCGAAGTGCACGAAGATGAGCGGCGCGAGCTCATCGTCTTCCTCTGCCGCAGCCATGCGGGCTTTTCGCCCGCCGTTGTCGATACGGAGAGCGGGCTTTCGGCGGAGCTTTCGGCGTGCGGCTCCCTTTTGCCGAGCGCTTCGGCGACGATGGACGAGTTCGCCTTCGTCGATCTTTCGACGTTCGCTGCCTATGTGCGTGCCAAGCGCTACAGCGTCGACGGCAACGCCATCTTCGTCCTGCCCGAGCTTGTCTTGGAATGCGGACAGGCGCCTTCGGCGCGCGAGGCTTTGAAGAAGGCGAGCGATACGGCGAAGAAGGTCGCCGAAGCCTACGGCGGCGATGCCGTGGAGACGGCGGCTGCCGTCAAATCCTTCGTCGCGGGCGAGCTTGCCGAAAAAGATGCAGTGAATCCCTTGGAAGTTGGCCGCGAGGTATTCAAGGGCAATCCCGCCATGCAGGCGGACTACGAGCGGGCGATCGAGGAAGCAGGATTCGCTGCGCCCGTGGAGATGGACAAGGAATCCATCCTGAAGAAGATGAAGAATCACAAGCTCAAAACGGACACGGGCATCGAGCTTGTGATCCCGACGGACTACTTCGACAACACGGAATTCGTCGAGTTCCGCCGCGGCGAAGACGGCACGATCTCCATCACGCTCAAGCAGATCCAGAATATCGTCAATCGAGGGTGA
- a CDS encoding HAD family hydrolase, translated as MKYRYYLFDFDYTLANSEKGITGCFHTTLKRLGYDDVPDEAIRRTIGLPMDEAIRRIAGIEEAAECERFLVSYRKEADKEMTPNTHFYPETLPLLEKLRAAGAKTAIISTKTRHRIMEKFIAENVTHLLDFVIGCEDVETFKPSPEGILAACRRFGAAKSEVIYTGDNLVDAEAA; from the coding sequence ATGAAATACCGCTATTATCTGTTTGATTTCGACTATACGCTTGCAAATTCGGAAAAGGGCATCACAGGCTGCTTTCATACGACACTCAAGCGGCTCGGTTACGACGACGTGCCCGACGAGGCGATCCGCCGCACGATCGGCCTGCCGATGGACGAAGCGATCCGCCGCATTGCGGGCATCGAGGAGGCAGCGGAATGTGAGCGTTTCCTCGTCAGCTATCGCAAGGAGGCCGACAAGGAAATGACGCCGAATACGCATTTCTATCCCGAGACGCTGCCGCTCCTCGAAAAATTGCGTGCGGCAGGTGCGAAGACCGCCATCATCTCGACGAAGACGCGCCATCGCATCATGGAGAAGTTCATCGCTGAAAATGTCACGCATCTTCTCGACTTCGTCATCGGCTGCGAGGACGTTGAGACGTTCAAGCCCTCGCCCGAAGGCATTCTCGCCGCCTGCCGCCGCTTCGGCGCGGCAAAGTCCGAGGTCATCTACACGGGGGACAACTTGGTCGACGCCGAAGCAGCGTAG
- a CDS encoding Gfo/Idh/MocA family protein produces the protein MEKKRTCRWATIGCGTIAHEMAQALQRLGRGFCAAAGRTPQKVRDFAAEFGIEKAYDTPAALLADPDIDIVYISTPHNTHAPYIMQALSAGKHVLAEKAITLNAHELATAASLAEEKGLVLAEAMTIYHMPLYRALASRIEAGEFGSLRLAQLSFGSYKPYDMENRFFNLRLAGGALLDIGVYALSCARFFLAENPEEIVSRARLAPSGVDEQAVIVLKNSAEEMAAITLSLHAKQPKRAVFSFDDAYIEICDYPRADRASIIWAADGSREDVAAGETEKALDYEVLAMERAVRGEGNEMRLDYTRGVMEVMTKLRTTWGVKYPEEEAAVERS, from the coding sequence ATGGAAAAGAAGAGAACCTGCCGCTGGGCGACGATCGGCTGCGGCACGATCGCGCATGAAATGGCGCAGGCGCTGCAGCGGCTCGGACGCGGCTTCTGCGCTGCAGCGGGGCGCACGCCGCAGAAGGTGAGGGACTTTGCGGCAGAGTTCGGCATAGAAAAAGCGTACGATACGCCGGCGGCTCTCCTCGCCGACCCGGACATTGACATCGTCTACATCTCGACGCCGCACAATACGCATGCGCCCTACATCATGCAGGCGCTCTCCGCCGGCAAGCATGTACTCGCGGAAAAGGCTATCACGCTCAATGCGCACGAGCTTGCGACGGCGGCCTCTCTCGCCGAGGAGAAGGGACTCGTCCTCGCTGAGGCGATGACGATCTACCACATGCCGCTCTATCGTGCGCTCGCCTCGCGCATCGAGGCGGGCGAGTTCGGCTCGCTTCGTCTCGCGCAGCTGAGCTTCGGCAGTTATAAGCCTTACGATATGGAAAACCGCTTCTTCAATCTCCGTCTCGCGGGCGGCGCACTCCTCGACATCGGCGTCTACGCTTTGTCCTGCGCACGTTTCTTCCTTGCGGAAAACCCTGAGGAAATCGTCTCTCGGGCGCGTCTTGCACCGAGCGGCGTCGACGAGCAGGCGGTCATCGTGCTTAAGAACAGCGCCGAGGAAATGGCCGCCATCACGCTGTCCCTTCACGCCAAGCAGCCCAAGCGAGCGGTGTTCTCCTTCGACGACGCTTATATCGAGATCTGCGACTATCCGCGTGCCGACCGTGCTTCCATCATCTGGGCGGCAGATGGAAGCCGGGAAGATGTTGCGGCGGGCGAGACGGAAAAAGCGCTCGATTACGAGGTCCTCGCGATGGAGCGCGCCGTCCGCGGGGAAGGAAACGAGATGCGCCTCGACTATACGCGGGGCGTCATGGAGGTCATGACGAAGCTGCGGACGACCTGGGGCGTCAAGTACCCCGAGGAAGAAGCGGCTGTAGAAAGATCTTGA
- a CDS encoding DUF819 family protein has translation MITDGLSYVSVLVFFASVVLAAERVTGWAIFRFVPSVVFIYIGSMLLATLGVWSMAATKPVYRELSTLLTYAMIFTMLLRSDVRKIFRIGPRMLLGFFAATVTIAAGFVVAFLIMGEHLGVNAWMTLGALSGSWIGGYDNIMEIQTALHIPVIDMEGAFIVDSIDYTIWVLFLFWLVTLSPRFNRWMGVDTAKLDAVSQAIEDDDARRTGEISFQGIFLIFGTSLLVSSVGADLGPLLYVAMPFLTQSIWTILFIAASGLIAAFSPLGRIAGSMEVANVMLYSLIALIASRTSLLQFGDAPAWVLAGFIILGVHFLLMALIARIFRLDMFTLCISSMANIGGAASAPILASLYSGALIPVGIFLAILGHIIGTPLGLWIARLLEMLA, from the coding sequence ATGATCACCGACGGACTTTCCTATGTTTCCGTCCTTGTGTTCTTCGCGTCCGTGGTTCTTGCTGCCGAAAGGGTGACGGGGTGGGCGATCTTTCGCTTCGTCCCCAGCGTCGTCTTCATCTACATCGGTTCGATGCTGCTCGCTACGCTCGGCGTTTGGAGCATGGCGGCGACGAAGCCCGTCTATCGCGAGCTTTCGACGCTTCTGACCTATGCGATGATCTTCACGATGCTCCTGCGCTCGGATGTCCGCAAGATCTTTCGCATCGGCCCGCGCATGCTCCTCGGCTTCTTCGCTGCGACCGTCACGATCGCAGCCGGGTTCGTCGTCGCCTTCCTCATCATGGGGGAGCATCTCGGCGTCAACGCGTGGATGACGCTCGGTGCGCTTTCCGGCTCCTGGATCGGCGGCTACGACAATATCATGGAGATTCAGACCGCGCTGCACATTCCGGTGATCGACATGGAAGGTGCGTTCATCGTCGACTCTATCGACTATACGATCTGGGTCCTGTTCCTCTTCTGGCTCGTCACGCTTTCCCCGCGCTTCAATCGCTGGATGGGAGTGGATACGGCGAAGCTGGACGCCGTATCGCAGGCGATCGAGGACGATGATGCGAGGCGGACGGGAGAGATTTCTTTTCAAGGAATCTTCTTGATCTTTGGCACGTCGCTCCTCGTCTCCTCCGTTGGCGCAGATCTCGGCCCCTTGCTTTACGTTGCCATGCCCTTTCTCACGCAGTCCATCTGGACGATTCTCTTCATTGCGGCCTCCGGACTCATCGCCGCCTTTTCTCCGCTCGGGCGCATTGCCGGCTCCATGGAGGTTGCAAACGTGATGCTCTACTCGCTCATCGCGCTCATCGCCTCGCGCACATCCCTGTTGCAGTTCGGCGATGCACCCGCCTGGGTGCTCGCGGGCTTCATCATCCTCGGCGTGCACTTCCTTCTCATGGCATTGATCGCACGCATCTTCCGGCTCGACATGTTCACGCTGTGCATATCCTCGATGGCGAATATCGGCGGCGCAGCATCAGCGCCGATTCTCGCGAGCCTGTATTCCGGCGCTTTGATCCCCGTCGGCATATTCCTGGCGATCCTTGGACACATCATCGGCACGCCGCTCGGACTATGGATTGCACGCTTGTTGGAAATGCTCGCTTGA
- a CDS encoding sugar ABC transporter substrate-binding protein: MSLTRKCLLFLLTVLGCLLLAGCGSSGLGGSGKVIYANHNDDDAFAMQLKNTFAEKAKSAGLDVEFLDAKGDSNLQIDQLNEAISNKAAAIVLLAMDGTSIVPTVEKAREAGIPVVIMNRDVNDPKVIGSLSDDREAGRMQGEFMASHLPPNAKVVYLMGESSLSVAVKRWEGFKEACLDKRPDVKLLASVDGSWSKAEGMKAMTLWLSFFPEINGVVAANDEMALGAIQALKAANRLNGCLVTGVDATPAGLAAVEAGELSQTVKQDAEGQAAGAVTLVQGFLSGKAPTESLDIPFTSITRENVAQFVK; encoded by the coding sequence ATGAGTCTGACAAGAAAATGTCTGCTCTTTCTCCTGACCGTCTTGGGGTGTCTCCTCTTGGCGGGCTGCGGCTCTTCCGGTCTCGGGGGATCGGGAAAGGTAATCTACGCGAACCACAACGATGACGACGCCTTCGCCATGCAGCTCAAGAACACCTTTGCTGAGAAGGCGAAATCGGCAGGGCTTGATGTGGAGTTCCTCGACGCCAAGGGCGACAGCAATCTGCAGATCGACCAGCTGAACGAGGCGATCAGCAACAAGGCGGCCGCCATCGTGCTCCTCGCGATGGATGGAACGAGCATCGTGCCTACGGTCGAGAAGGCGCGCGAGGCAGGAATCCCCGTCGTCATCATGAACCGTGACGTGAACGATCCGAAAGTGATCGGCTCGCTCTCCGACGACCGCGAGGCCGGCCGGATGCAGGGCGAGTTCATGGCAAGCCATCTGCCGCCGAACGCCAAGGTCGTCTACCTGATGGGCGAAAGCTCCCTGAGCGTCGCCGTCAAGCGCTGGGAAGGCTTCAAGGAAGCGTGCCTCGACAAGCGTCCCGACGTCAAGCTCCTCGCTTCTGTCGACGGAAGCTGGAGCAAGGCGGAAGGAATGAAGGCCATGACGCTCTGGCTGAGCTTCTTCCCCGAGATCAACGGCGTCGTCGCGGCGAACGATGAGATGGCCTTGGGCGCGATCCAGGCCTTGAAAGCGGCGAACCGTCTCAACGGCTGCCTTGTGACGGGCGTCGACGCTACGCCTGCAGGCCTCGCAGCGGTCGAAGCGGGCGAGCTTTCGCAGACGGTCAAGCAGGACGCCGAGGGACAGGCGGCAGGTGCAGTCACGCTCGTCCAAGGCTTTCTAAGCGGCAAGGCGCCGACCGAGAGCCTCGACATTCCGTTCACGTCCATCACGCGCGAAAATGTCGCGCAGTTCGTGAAGTAA